Proteins encoded within one genomic window of Geotalea daltonii FRC-32:
- the nuoF gene encoding NADH-quinone oxidoreductase subunit NuoF gives MEQVLFRHNRPGRAATFAEYCGDGGFEALKKALGGLSPDDVQQMVVDSGLRGRGGAGFPTGKKWSFVPRNLPGPRWLICNCDEMEPGTYKDRVLLEANPYSLIEGILLACYAIGVHHAFIFIRRGYETAAANLRHGIAEADKAEFIGDNIMGSGFSCAIDVHVSAGRYICGEETALMNALEGKRANPRSKPPFPAVKGLWGGPTVVNNVETLSNIPAIVAKGSAWFKGLAKVPEAAGTKLFCISGHVRNTVCVELPMGMTLGEIIDGPCGGMLPGRKFKACIPGGASTPFFTADHFAVPMDFDAVAKAGSRLGTGGIVVFDENTCMVGVTLNLIRFFARESCGWCTPCREGLPFVHEVLTRMEQGRGREEDLEILSEHVHYLNYSFCALAPGAMGPVEGLLRLFKDEIREHIRKNGCPFK, from the coding sequence GAACAGGTTCTTTTTCGACATAACCGGCCCGGCCGGGCAGCGACCTTTGCCGAGTATTGCGGTGACGGTGGATTCGAGGCTCTGAAGAAGGCGCTCGGGGGGCTGTCGCCGGACGACGTGCAGCAGATGGTTGTCGACTCGGGGCTGCGTGGCCGCGGCGGGGCCGGGTTTCCCACCGGCAAGAAGTGGTCCTTTGTCCCCCGCAATCTCCCCGGTCCCCGCTGGCTCATCTGCAACTGCGATGAAATGGAACCGGGCACCTACAAGGACCGGGTGCTGCTGGAGGCCAATCCCTATTCCCTCATCGAAGGCATCCTCCTTGCCTGCTATGCCATCGGCGTCCATCATGCCTTCATCTTCATCCGTCGTGGCTATGAAACCGCGGCGGCCAACCTTCGCCATGGGATTGCCGAGGCAGATAAGGCGGAATTCATCGGCGACAACATTATGGGGAGCGGCTTCAGCTGTGCCATCGATGTCCATGTTTCCGCCGGTCGTTATATCTGCGGCGAGGAAACGGCACTGATGAATGCCCTGGAGGGAAAACGGGCCAACCCGCGCTCCAAGCCCCCTTTTCCGGCAGTGAAAGGGTTGTGGGGCGGGCCGACGGTGGTGAACAACGTGGAGACCCTGTCGAATATCCCGGCGATTGTCGCGAAAGGTTCCGCCTGGTTCAAAGGTCTGGCGAAAGTGCCCGAGGCAGCAGGAACGAAGCTCTTCTGCATCAGCGGCCATGTGCGGAATACGGTCTGTGTGGAGCTTCCCATGGGGATGACCCTGGGGGAGATCATTGACGGGCCGTGCGGCGGCATGCTGCCCGGCAGGAAGTTCAAGGCCTGCATTCCCGGCGGCGCTTCCACCCCCTTTTTTACTGCCGATCACTTCGCCGTCCCCATGGATTTCGATGCCGTGGCCAAGGCGGGATCCCGGCTTGGCACCGGCGGCATTGTCGTCTTCGACGAAAACACCTGCATGGTCGGCGTCACCCTCAACCTGATCCGCTTTTTTGCCAGGGAATCGTGCGGCTGGTGTACCCCTTGTCGGGAAGGGCTTCCCTTCGTCCATGAGGTGTTGACCCGCATGGAACAGGGTCGGGGGAGGGAGGAGGACCTGGAGATATTGAGCGAGCATGTCCATTATCTGAACTATTCCTTCTGCGCCTTGGCCCCAGGAGCCATGGGCCCGGTGGAAGGATTGCTGCGCCTCTTCAAGGACGAGATCCGGGAACATATCAGGAAGAATGGCTGTCCCTTTAAGTGA
- the nuoG gene encoding NADH-quinone oxidoreductase subunit NuoG, with protein MPKLTIDNIPVEVPAGTNVLEAARQVGVWIPHFCYHPALGSVGACRLCAMKFLEGPVKGVQMSCMIPAQDGMVVSTTDGEAAKMRQMVIEWLMINHPHDCPVCDEGGECLLQDYTIAGGHGIRRYRGKKRTFNNQFLGPYIEHEMNRCIECYRCARFYQDFAGGTDFGVMGSAGRVYFGRFREGQLQSPFSGNLVDICPTGVFTDKTARFRARYWDYDMAPSICPHCSLGCNTIPAARYRELLKTMARRNDAVNGWFICDRGRFEKYPVNDPARPRAPGIDGVEASWDQALDALVQRLGEVTALHGQGSIAVVGSPRLSLEGLVMLPLLAETMGSGNFCFFTDKDESDKAKAAVEKLTLANSASMADVQTADAVVVMACDLLTEGAMMALAVRQAWRNGARVFLLKANVSALTAGVGIVVEAVDSLSAIPFADFKRPVVICGTAQADTATIEKAANAGAKISYMLSGANAFAAARLSLKHGARDLQTAVAGGKIKGIIAFEADLAADLVEKLPFVAIADYMPSDLTGKASVFLPATTTIEMDGTFINNEGRAQRFKKVMEPGLPIKGLDPALHPPHVHRLSPPGGEVRPSWQIIAALIELLSGEKIVEPLVGQWEKLRDLDAENGGLSIL; from the coding sequence ATGCCGAAATTGACCATCGATAACATACCCGTTGAGGTGCCGGCCGGGACCAACGTCCTGGAAGCGGCCAGGCAGGTGGGCGTCTGGATTCCCCACTTCTGCTATCATCCCGCCCTGGGGAGTGTTGGTGCGTGCCGGCTTTGCGCCATGAAATTCCTGGAAGGGCCGGTGAAAGGGGTGCAGATGTCGTGCATGATCCCGGCCCAGGATGGCATGGTGGTTTCCACCACCGATGGCGAAGCGGCGAAGATGCGGCAAATGGTCATCGAGTGGCTGATGATCAACCACCCCCACGACTGCCCTGTCTGCGACGAGGGGGGCGAATGCCTGCTCCAGGACTACACCATCGCCGGCGGTCACGGTATCCGCCGCTACCGGGGAAAGAAGCGGACCTTCAACAACCAGTTCCTGGGGCCGTACATCGAACACGAGATGAACCGCTGCATTGAGTGCTACCGCTGCGCCCGCTTCTACCAGGATTTTGCCGGCGGAACAGATTTTGGCGTCATGGGGAGTGCCGGCCGGGTATATTTCGGCCGCTTCAGGGAGGGACAGTTGCAGTCCCCCTTTTCCGGCAATCTTGTCGATATCTGTCCTACCGGCGTTTTTACCGACAAGACGGCAAGGTTCCGCGCTCGTTACTGGGATTACGACATGGCTCCGTCCATCTGCCCCCACTGCTCCCTGGGCTGCAATACCATTCCGGCGGCCCGTTACCGGGAGCTGCTCAAGACCATGGCCCGCAGAAACGATGCCGTCAACGGCTGGTTCATCTGCGACCGGGGGCGGTTCGAAAAATACCCGGTCAACGACCCGGCCAGACCACGCGCTCCAGGCATAGACGGTGTGGAGGCAAGCTGGGATCAGGCGCTTGATGCACTTGTCCAGAGGCTCGGGGAGGTTACGGCACTGCACGGCCAGGGAAGTATCGCCGTCGTCGGTTCTCCCCGTCTTTCTCTGGAGGGGCTGGTAATGCTTCCCCTGCTGGCGGAAACAATGGGGAGCGGCAACTTCTGTTTTTTTACCGACAAAGATGAGTCAGACAAGGCTAAGGCGGCAGTCGAAAAACTTACTCTAGCCAATTCCGCCTCCATGGCCGATGTGCAGACTGCCGATGCAGTGGTCGTCATGGCCTGCGACCTGCTGACGGAAGGGGCGATGATGGCCCTGGCGGTACGCCAGGCATGGCGCAACGGAGCACGCGTCTTTCTTCTGAAGGCCAACGTTAGTGCACTGACGGCGGGGGTCGGCATTGTTGTCGAGGCGGTGGATTCCCTTTCTGCCATACCTTTTGCGGATTTCAAAAGACCGGTGGTGATCTGCGGTACCGCCCAGGCAGATACAGCCACCATCGAGAAGGCGGCCAATGCAGGCGCTAAAATTTCCTATATGCTTTCCGGAGCAAATGCCTTTGCCGCGGCACGCTTGTCATTGAAACATGGTGCCCGCGATCTGCAGACCGCCGTTGCCGGTGGAAAAATAAAGGGTATCATTGCCTTTGAGGCGGACCTGGCGGCAGACCTAGTGGAAAAACTTCCCTTTGTGGCCATTGCCGATTATATGCCTTCGGATCTCACCGGGAAAGCCTCAGTTTTTCTTCCCGCCACCACTACTATCGAAATGGACGGCACCTTCATCAATAACGAAGGGCGAGCCCAGCGCTTCAAAAAGGTGATGGAGCCCGGGCTGCCCATAAAAGGACTCGACCCGGCGCTCCACCCACCCCATGTGCACCGGTTGTCACCACCCGGTGGCGAAGTACGGCCGTCCTGGCAGATCATAGCCGCTCTGATAGAGCTCCTCAGCGGAGAGAAGATAGTAGAACCCCTTGTCGGGCAATGGGAGAAGCTGCGCGATCTGGATGCGGAAAACGGCGGCCTGAGCATATTATGA